A genomic region of Candidatus Bathyarchaeia archaeon contains the following coding sequences:
- a CDS encoding 30S ribosomal protein S5: MAVDRARSLEEWVPKTRLGKLIQEGKITSIEEVFMEGLPIREPQIVDALLPDLQEEVININLVQKQTDAGEKSRFKAIVAVGNRDGYIGLGAGKASQVRTAIEKAAADARLNLVPIRRGCGSWECGCGKPHSVPFQVEGKCGGVRVVIIPGPRGLGLVASEVAKVILGLAGIKDCWTRSYGATRTVPSFAYAVFDALKKTYSLITPMDWVR; encoded by the coding sequence ATGGCAGTGGATAGAGCTAGAAGTTTGGAAGAGTGGGTTCCCAAAACCCGTCTTGGAAAACTGATTCAGGAAGGTAAAATAACCTCTATTGAAGAGGTTTTTATGGAAGGCTTGCCCATCCGTGAGCCTCAAATTGTTGACGCTTTGCTTCCAGACCTCCAGGAAGAGGTTATAAACATAAATCTAGTGCAGAAGCAGACAGATGCTGGTGAAAAGTCTAGGTTTAAGGCGATAGTTGCTGTTGGAAACAGGGACGGATATATTGGGCTTGGAGCTGGAAAGGCAAGTCAAGTGCGGACAGCAATAGAGAAGGCGGCTGCAGACGCCAGATTAAACCTTGTTCCGATAAGGCGGGGATGCGGAAGCTGGGAATGCGGATGCGGAAAACCCCACTCCGTCCCATTCCAAGTTGAGGGCAAATGCGGCGGCGTAAGAGTTGTCATAATCCCTGGACCAAGAGGCTTGGGCTTGGTTGCCAGCGAAGTTGCAAAAGTTATCCTTGGACTCGCAGGGATAAAAGATTGTTGGACAAGGAGTTATGGTGCAACAAGGACTGTCCCATCCTTTGCATATGCAGTTTTTGACGCTTTAAAGAAGACTTACAGCCTAATAACACCAATGGATTGGGTGAGATAG
- a CDS encoding 50S ribosomal protein L30 encodes MPEETEGRKCIAAVRVRGIISAPLQVRETLKMLNLKRNNYAVLIDNRPSFLGMLKTAQSFVTWGEISKEILKVLLKERGRLVGNKKLTDDYAKKLGYASLEELAEAIYNCKVEYWKLPNIQPYFRLHPPTKGFKGKIKKGYGVGGELGYRGEKINELLERMI; translated from the coding sequence TTGCCCGAAGAAACCGAAGGCCGAAAATGTATAGCAGCTGTAAGAGTCCGCGGAATTATAAGCGCACCATTGCAAGTTAGGGAAACCTTAAAAATGTTAAACTTGAAACGGAACAATTATGCAGTTTTAATTGATAATAGGCCTTCTTTTCTTGGGATGTTAAAAACAGCCCAAAGCTTTGTTACGTGGGGCGAAATTTCAAAGGAAATCTTGAAGGTGCTGCTGAAGGAGAGGGGGAGACTCGTCGGGAACAAGAAATTGACAGATGATTACGCCAAGAAGCTTGGTTACGCCTCTTTAGAAGAGCTTGCAGAAGCAATATATAACTGCAAAGTTGAATACTGGAAGCTTCCAAACATCCAGCCATATTTTAGGCTGCATCCGCCAACTAAAGGTTTTAAGGGCAAGATCAAGAAAGGCTATGGCGTGGGCGGCGAGCTGGGATATCGCGGCGAAAAAATTAACGAGCTTTTGGAGAGAATGATTTAA
- a CDS encoding Hsp20/alpha crystallin family protein has protein sequence MRVEERSPRKYKSLKSFKVKNWREPEPLVDVFREKDRIVIVAELKGFKRENIKVQAEKRQLTLMAKAQGRRYYKSLNLPDAVIPEAARITYKNGVLEIQLKKAIEERPLDKVAG, from the coding sequence TTGAGGGTTGAGGAACGAAGTCCACGCAAGTACAAAAGTTTGAAATCTTTTAAGGTTAAAAATTGGAGGGAACCCGAGCCGCTGGTGGATGTTTTTAGGGAAAAAGATAGGATAGTTATTGTCGCAGAGCTCAAGGGCTTTAAAAGGGAAAACATAAAAGTTCAAGCTGAAAAACGGCAGCTAACTTTGATGGCAAAGGCTCAAGGACGCAGATACTATAAAAGTTTAAATCTTCCAGACGCTGTGATTCCAGAAGCAGCCCGCATAACATATAAGAATGGAGTCCTCGAAATACAGTTAAAGAAAGCCATAGAAGAGAGACCACTGGACAAGGTTGCTGGTTAA
- a CDS encoding uL15 family ribosomal protein, which translates to MPHKLRKIRKKRGSRTCGYGRVGQHRKSGSKGYRRAGRHKHGWTYVIKYEPEYFGKKGFTSPKSLRQEVKIINVGELEEIAEKCGKTEKGKILIDLEGLGYTKLLGAGKVTKPLIVKVASCSKSAVEKIEEAGGQVIVESQKAGE; encoded by the coding sequence ATGCCCCATAAACTTAGGAAAATCCGCAAAAAACGCGGTTCAAGAACCTGCGGCTACGGAAGAGTAGGACAGCATAGAAAATCAGGCTCCAAGGGATACCGAAGGGCTGGACGTCACAAGCACGGCTGGACATACGTCATAAAATACGAGCCAGAATACTTCGGGAAAAAGGGCTTCACTTCACCTAAAAGTTTGAGGCAGGAAGTCAAAATCATAAATGTTGGAGAACTTGAAGAAATAGCCGAAAAATGCGGAAAAACAGAGAAAGGCAAAATTCTCATAGACTTGGAAGGTTTAGGCTATACAAAGCTTCTCGGCGCTGGAAAAGTAACGAAACCTCTAATTGTTAAAGTTGCCTCCTGTTCGAAATCGGCGGTTGAAAAAATAGAGGAGGCTGGAGGACAAGTTATAGTAGAGTCTCAAAAAGCTGGGGAGTAG
- the secY gene encoding preprotein translocase subunit SecY: MAGRFLNMFKPLARFIPEVKAPERRVSFNEKLFWTAIALIIYLIMASNACSLYGIQRSEEFAPLRIIFASSRGTLMELGIGPIVTAGLILQLLVGSAIIECDMSKPEDRALFTTASKVLAIILTGVQASAYIISGMYGNLPGTTAIIVFLQLIAAGFIVLLLDELIQKGWGFGSGISLFIMAGVAQQIFLQCFDISGAVDEYYNHGIFPALVSAIINGKPITGLWLRGNLPSLTGFIATIAAFLAIIYMEGVRVELPLSYAGYRGFRSRYPIKLLYVSNLPVIFASALFANIYFFSYLLWSQPWGRDNPWIQLLGSYRRDPNSNQYVPAGGLVYFVTSPGNLTNVMHEPLRAIGYLAILIVFCVIFSLTWLEVGGLGPSTVAKQLVDAGMQIPGYRRSGKAVEQILKRYIPAVTVLGGIIVGLIAGLSDFFGVFGSGIGILLSVGIIYQYYEILVRERAAEMYPAFRRIFGE, translated from the coding sequence ATGGCTGGAAGATTCCTAAACATGTTCAAACCCCTTGCGCGTTTCATCCCAGAAGTGAAGGCTCCAGAGCGCAGAGTAAGCTTCAATGAAAAACTCTTCTGGACAGCCATAGCCCTAATAATATACCTAATAATGGCCAGTAACGCTTGCAGCCTTTATGGCATTCAAAGGTCAGAAGAATTCGCCCCCTTAAGAATAATTTTTGCTTCAAGCCGCGGCACTTTGATGGAGCTAGGCATAGGTCCAATCGTGACTGCCGGCTTAATTTTACAACTTTTAGTAGGTTCCGCCATAATAGAATGCGACATGTCGAAGCCTGAAGACAGGGCCTTATTTACAACAGCCAGCAAAGTTTTAGCGATAATTCTCACGGGAGTGCAAGCATCAGCCTACATAATAAGCGGAATGTACGGCAACCTGCCCGGCACAACAGCCATAATCGTTTTCCTACAACTTATAGCCGCTGGGTTCATAGTTCTACTCTTAGACGAGCTTATCCAAAAAGGTTGGGGGTTCGGCAGCGGAATAAGCCTCTTCATAATGGCGGGTGTTGCACAACAAATATTCCTTCAATGCTTCGACATAAGCGGAGCCGTTGATGAATACTACAATCACGGAATATTTCCTGCGCTGGTCAGTGCAATAATTAATGGGAAACCAATTACGGGATTATGGTTAAGAGGCAATCTACCATCCTTAACAGGATTTATAGCGACAATAGCTGCTTTCCTTGCGATAATCTACATGGAAGGCGTTAGAGTAGAACTTCCACTTTCCTATGCCGGTTACCGTGGCTTTAGAAGCCGCTATCCAATAAAGTTATTATACGTTTCGAACCTTCCGGTAATTTTTGCATCGGCGCTTTTCGCCAACATATACTTCTTCTCGTATCTCCTATGGAGCCAACCATGGGGTAGAGACAACCCTTGGATACAACTTTTGGGTTCATATAGACGTGATCCCAATAGCAATCAATACGTTCCCGCAGGAGGCCTTGTATATTTTGTGACTTCGCCGGGCAACCTTACAAACGTGATGCATGAGCCATTAAGAGCCATTGGATATTTAGCAATTCTCATAGTCTTCTGTGTAATCTTTTCGCTTACTTGGCTTGAGGTTGGAGGTTTGGGGCCTTCAACGGTGGCGAAGCAGCTTGTGGATGCTGGCATGCAGATTCCGGGTTATAGGCGTTCTGGTAAAGCTGTTGAGCAGATTCTTAAACGCTATATTCCAGCAGTTACTGTTTTAGGCGGAATCATTGTAGGGTTGATTGCTGGTTTGTCAGACTTCTTCGGAGTTTTCGGCTCCGGAATAGGGATTTTACTTTCTGTAGGCATAATCTACCAGTATTACGAAATCCTGGTGCGGGAGAGGGCTGCTGAAATGTATCCAGCCTTCAGAAGAATATTTGGAGAGTAA
- a CDS encoding EMC3/TMCO1 family protein: MSFLPTEPPGSTLFIFLLAATISFLISLANRLTTDPEKTKAWRKEIAEWNEQLREARKSGNKKQMEKLMKKQQYVLQLQAKMSWQSMKVSFLFFIPLMIVWFFLNNTYINKPPMAYFPGIGPQLLWLPPLFWWYLLCSFLFSTLFSHLLGLTSVE; the protein is encoded by the coding sequence ATGTCCTTCTTACCAACAGAACCTCCGGGCTCAACGCTTTTCATTTTCCTCCTCGCAGCCACAATATCCTTCCTTATTTCCCTTGCAAATCGTCTAACAACAGACCCTGAAAAAACGAAGGCTTGGAGAAAGGAAATCGCCGAGTGGAATGAACAATTACGGGAAGCCCGGAAAAGCGGGAATAAGAAGCAGATGGAGAAGCTTATGAAAAAACAGCAGTATGTACTACAGCTGCAGGCGAAAATGTCTTGGCAATCAATGAAAGTGTCATTCCTCTTCTTCATCCCCTTAATGATAGTTTGGTTCTTCTTAAACAATACATATATCAATAAACCGCCAATGGCGTATTTTCCAGGAATAGGTCCCCAATTACTTTGGCTTCCACCTCTGTTCTGGTGGTACCTTCTATGCTCCTTCCTTTTCAGCACGCTGTTCTCCCATCTATTAGGACTTACAAGCGTGGAGTGA
- a CDS encoding 50S ribosomal protein L34e: protein MPRPARRTRSCKRVFKALPGGRTGVHFKREVPKSGGCARCGKPLAGVPRLLPHEARKLNKTKRSISRIYGGHLCHNCLKAALKQAARTPSAA, encoded by the coding sequence ATGCCTAGACCAGCTCGGCGTACTCGCAGTTGTAAGCGCGTTTTTAAGGCGTTGCCCGGAGGACGTACTGGCGTACATTTTAAACGTGAAGTTCCCAAAAGTGGCGGTTGTGCCCGATGCGGCAAACCTCTTGCTGGGGTTCCTCGTCTGCTACCCCACGAGGCAAGGAAACTTAACAAGACAAAGAGAAGCATTTCAAGGATCTATGGCGGGCATCTTTGCCACAACTGCCTAAAAGCAGCCCTAAAACAAGCGGCACGAACACCTAGTGCCGCATGA
- a CDS encoding cytidylate kinase family protein, which produces MAKEPLIICVCGMAGSGKSTLAKKLAEKYGLKYYSGGDALKALALEKGHKPAEHGWWESKEGLSFLEKREKNPEFDKAVDQKLLEIAKQGNVVLDSWTMPWLLEKGFKIWLEASPRKRAERVAKRDKITVKEALKALKKKEEKTKLIYRKLYGFKLGEDFTPFHLILDTDNLSAEEVFQVLSMVLDKLVFGEQNFA; this is translated from the coding sequence ATGGCAAAGGAACCATTAATTATTTGTGTTTGTGGAATGGCTGGAAGTGGAAAAAGCACTCTGGCTAAAAAACTGGCTGAAAAGTATGGACTTAAGTACTATTCCGGCGGGGATGCCTTAAAGGCTTTGGCTTTGGAAAAGGGCCATAAGCCAGCGGAGCACGGTTGGTGGGAAAGCAAGGAAGGCTTATCATTCTTAGAGAAAAGGGAGAAGAACCCAGAGTTTGACAAGGCTGTAGACCAGAAGCTTTTGGAAATTGCAAAACAGGGAAACGTAGTCCTAGACAGTTGGACGATGCCATGGCTTCTCGAAAAAGGGTTTAAGATATGGCTTGAGGCTTCGCCTAGAAAAAGGGCTGAAAGGGTAGCCAAAAGAGACAAAATAACCGTTAAGGAGGCATTAAAAGCCTTAAAAAAGAAAGAAGAGAAGACAAAATTAATCTATAGGAAGCTTTACGGTTTCAAATTAGGTGAGGATTTCACCCCGTTCCATTTAATATTGGACACTGACAATTTGTCCGCCGAAGAAGTTTTTCAAGTCTTAAGCATGGTTTTGGACAAGCTGGTTTTTGGCGAGCAGAACTTCGCGTAA
- a CDS encoding glycosyltransferase family 2 protein, with protein sequence MVIEILEALLILSTALMAAYLVRHYIFTITVAKRPKKNGSSRAISAETTYKPKVSILIPARNEERVIGRILQRMTELTYPKDKLQVIVINDASTDKTGIIAEKYSRLHPYIIVVERSKEEGGRGKAAALNAGMKSADGEIVLCFDADYYPQRDIVEKLVKEFDDPKVGAVQGRVVVLNEPQNIVTRLVALERIGGYRVDQEARDSLSLITQFGGTVGGFRRALLESLGGWDENILAEDTDLTFRVYLAGYKVKYVGDAECYEEAVESWRAYWKQRYRWAKGHMQCAFKHWLSVLKSKKLGFKEKIDGLLLLNVYFLPIIVLFSWIIGISLTFLKFSQWSTPFWMTFSITLYSSIGNFAPFYEIGVGAYLDGRKRAQWLVPLLFFTLLYNVPICTKALVDILISKILKKNNNYWEKTEHSGNGNCYIMNGTKL encoded by the coding sequence TTGGTAATAGAAATTTTGGAAGCTTTGCTCATTTTATCGACGGCTTTAATGGCGGCATACCTTGTTCGCCACTACATTTTCACTATAACTGTTGCTAAGAGACCAAAGAAAAATGGAAGTTCTAGAGCTATAAGTGCGGAAACGACTTACAAGCCAAAAGTTTCAATTTTAATACCTGCCCGCAATGAAGAACGTGTCATTGGAAGGATTCTTCAAAGAATGACAGAGCTGACATACCCAAAGGATAAGTTGCAGGTAATAGTGATAAATGATGCTTCAACAGATAAGACAGGAATCATAGCGGAAAAGTATTCGAGGCTGCACCCTTACATAATTGTTGTGGAGAGAAGTAAAGAGGAGGGTGGACGTGGGAAGGCTGCCGCTCTAAACGCTGGAATGAAGTCAGCTGACGGCGAAATAGTCCTATGCTTTGATGCTGACTATTACCCGCAAAGAGACATTGTAGAGAAACTTGTGAAAGAGTTTGATGACCCGAAAGTTGGGGCGGTTCAGGGTAGAGTTGTTGTGCTGAACGAGCCGCAGAATATTGTCACAAGGCTTGTTGCCCTTGAGAGGATAGGCGGATACCGTGTTGATCAAGAAGCCCGCGACAGCCTCAGCTTAATAACACAGTTCGGCGGAACTGTTGGAGGATTTAGGCGCGCACTTTTAGAATCCCTCGGCGGATGGGATGAAAACATTCTGGCGGAGGACACAGACTTAACTTTTCGTGTTTATCTCGCTGGTTACAAGGTTAAATATGTTGGTGACGCGGAGTGCTATGAGGAGGCCGTTGAAAGTTGGCGAGCCTACTGGAAGCAGCGGTACAGATGGGCTAAGGGACATATGCAATGCGCCTTTAAACATTGGCTAAGCGTTTTGAAAAGCAAAAAACTTGGGTTTAAGGAAAAAATTGACGGCCTACTCCTGTTAAACGTCTATTTCCTTCCAATAATCGTCCTTTTCTCATGGATCATTGGAATTTCGCTGACTTTTCTAAAATTTTCGCAGTGGTCTACCCCATTTTGGATGACATTCTCTATCACCCTTTACAGCTCTATTGGAAACTTTGCCCCATTTTATGAGATTGGAGTTGGAGCATATCTTGACGGTAGGAAGAGAGCGCAGTGGCTTGTCCCTCTACTCTTTTTCACCCTCTTATACAATGTTCCTATATGCACAAAAGCCCTCGTCGACATCCTCATTTCAAAAATTCTGAAGAAAAACAACAATTATTGGGAGAAAACCGAGCATTCCGGCAATGGAAACTGTTATATTATGAATGGCACAAAACTTTAA